A DNA window from Ignavibacteriales bacterium contains the following coding sequences:
- a CDS encoding PAS domain S-box protein — translation MQKPTIPENDVARIEILKHYGVLDTLPEKSFDDLTELAAEICESPIALISLIDENRQWFKSKIGMTVEETSRDISFCGHAIHHTDLFIVPDAVNDDRFADNPLVTGDPKIRFYAGAPLISSDGYALGTLCVIDRVPRQMKEAHQRALRVLSKHVMTQLELRRKNIELRNIHTERDEIKERVRTLEETDRSRLALIRVLEDRRRADAAQRESEIRYRSIFENVRDAIYTISPDGKLSSINPAFETLTGWTVEEWIDKPFANLVHQEDLPKAIEIFQKVMSGKKVEPYELRIKIKSGEYKIGKFTPSPLIIDGKIVAVLGIARDITEQKREEESIRQGEQQLKLYIDNAGDAIYVIDKATGQILKCNTRACHDLGYSMDELLKLSTIDIEAILPYGEVTEIHRKLKPGEVQTIIGTHRRKDGTIFPVEIRLSSLAPAQPELMIAMVRNITERKSAEEEIIKHSKELRALLKSSQSIAGTLNLETILQTSTDSIIELMELKSAAIYLLKGEMLHLGATSPELPPGFPVEFRGAMLVDHPHIQKAITTSQPVIIQDSTITDLTPAERAICEQRNLRSILYLPLVAKTNVIGVLIVASIEKPKLFKQSEIESCLTLANLTALAVENSRLYENSQNEIKERIHAENELLKSEIKFRNVFEKSVDAIGVSKLGIHEFVNSAYLTLFGYGDSKELARKPIIDLIAPSERKKILDLVQLRSKGELVPSTYETRGLRKDGSEFDMDVHVSSYDLNEETYTLVILRNITERKHFENALQRSEERYRLIFKNSPLPMWVYDFDTLQFLMVNQAAQMHYGYSEAEFLSMTLRDIRPPEDIVEFENLLRHITPGLTHSGEWRHRKKSGMVIQVSIHSHEIIFNGRKARLVLAEDITERKQVEEALRISEEKFTKVFRSSPDIIVLTSLADGRLVDVNDRLQDATGYKPEEIIGKRTDELQFWANPDERKRYTDLLQKNGRVRDLEVGFRIKSGEIRDTLLSGEIIELHDGQYILGVIRDITERKQAEIAVNESEANLSSLINNRNESIWSIDKNYNYIKFNNFFAEAYFIRFNIKIQKGMNSLDILTPELRAYWKEHYDSALSGEQDIFEFSAHLHNELHYYQVFLNPIILNEKITGVSALSIDITERRRAEKSLRENEALLRTIAENYPNSYLSIIEKDLTVGFTSGQEFKKLNLDPEQFVGMTLDQVYGDQTPVVLEHYLKTFAGEERLFELFINNQNQLYRTVPLYAQDGTIPRILSVVENITERKQAVEEKLSLSNMLQTSLNELYIFDSKTLKFKFVNLGALKNLGYTSEEIIHLTPLDLKPEFNESSFRTKISPLARKEIPKLIFETKHKRKNGSVYDVEVHLHLTQYMLKEAYVAFILDITDRKRAEEALRESENKYRKLYESMTDAFVEVDMQGRIKEFNKSYIEMLGYTDEEIRNLTYIELTPQKWHEFETKIIEEEIMPRGYSGVYEKEYRRKDNTILPVELRTFLMRDEVGNPSSMWAIVRDISERKRTMEEINRRANELAALNSLSQRVNQSLILDDVINYVVEETFKATQSDIVFLFFRENEKLILHRIEPKNYKDQFKDFPEHRVGECICGLAVSQRKSIYSSDIFTDERCTWEECKKAGLRSFAALPLQNGKEIFGVIGLAARKERDFGSQAGFLETLAGQVSSGFLNARMYQAIEIQRDELSNSREQMRQLAIRLQSIREEESTRIAREIHDELGQTLTAMKIDIKWLEKQIPMEQKPSHNKIESILNLLDSTIQTVRKISTELRPGVLELGLLPAIRWQIKEFQTRTGTQCNFSENVADISFSEEQSINLFRMFQEILTNIIRHANATSVSINLSRDEKNFIMIVQDNGKGITKEEVHNTKSLGILGMHERATIIRGDLDIHNIQGEGTKIVVKVPINKEMN, via the coding sequence ATGCAAAAACCAACAATTCCGGAAAATGATGTTGCGCGGATAGAAATCCTCAAACATTACGGCGTGCTCGATACACTTCCCGAAAAATCGTTCGACGATTTAACAGAACTAGCTGCTGAAATCTGTGAATCCCCTATTGCACTTATCTCACTCATAGACGAAAACCGCCAGTGGTTTAAATCAAAGATTGGTATGACGGTTGAAGAAACCTCCCGCGATATTTCTTTCTGTGGACATGCGATTCATCATACCGATTTATTCATTGTTCCCGATGCAGTAAATGATGACCGTTTTGCCGATAATCCTTTGGTGACAGGTGATCCTAAAATTCGTTTCTATGCGGGCGCACCGCTCATTTCATCCGATGGTTATGCTCTTGGAACGCTTTGTGTAATCGATCGTGTCCCCCGCCAGATGAAAGAAGCACACCAGCGCGCGTTACGCGTTTTGAGCAAACATGTGATGACACAGCTTGAGCTCAGGCGAAAAAATATTGAATTGAGAAATATCCATACAGAACGTGACGAAATAAAAGAGCGCGTCCGCACATTAGAAGAAACCGATCGTTCCCGTCTTGCACTTATCAGAGTTCTTGAAGACCGCAGGCGTGCTGATGCGGCGCAGCGGGAAAGTGAAATACGTTATCGTTCAATCTTTGAAAACGTCCGCGACGCGATCTATACAATATCTCCCGATGGGAAATTATCATCGATCAATCCTGCATTTGAAACTCTTACAGGGTGGACAGTTGAAGAATGGATTGATAAACCGTTCGCAAATCTCGTTCATCAGGAAGATTTACCGAAAGCAATCGAAATTTTTCAGAAAGTGATGTCGGGGAAGAAAGTAGAACCGTATGAACTGCGAATCAAAATTAAATCGGGTGAGTATAAAATTGGAAAATTTACACCATCTCCTCTAATCATTGATGGTAAAATTGTCGCGGTTCTGGGAATAGCTCGAGACATCACAGAGCAGAAGCGAGAGGAAGAGAGTATTCGTCAAGGTGAGCAACAGTTAAAGTTGTATATAGATAACGCTGGTGACGCGATTTACGTGATTGATAAGGCTACAGGTCAAATCCTTAAATGTAACACACGCGCGTGCCATGATCTTGGTTACAGTATGGATGAACTTCTGAAACTTTCCACAATAGATATCGAAGCAATCCTTCCATATGGTGAGGTCACAGAGATTCACCGAAAGCTAAAGCCCGGAGAAGTGCAGACGATTATCGGGACTCATAGGCGGAAGGATGGAACGATATTTCCGGTCGAAATTCGTCTCAGTTCCTTGGCTCCTGCTCAACCAGAACTCATGATAGCAATGGTGCGAAACATCACTGAGCGCAAGAGTGCTGAAGAAGAAATAATTAAGCATTCAAAAGAGTTAAGAGCACTTCTAAAATCCAGCCAGAGTATTGCCGGCACATTAAACCTTGAAACTATATTGCAGACATCAACCGACAGTATAATTGAGTTGATGGAGTTAAAAAGCGCCGCGATCTATCTCCTGAAGGGAGAAATGTTGCATCTCGGAGCAACTTCACCTGAACTCCCTCCCGGATTTCCTGTAGAATTCCGGGGTGCTATGCTTGTAGATCACCCCCACATACAAAAAGCTATTACAACCAGTCAACCTGTTATTATACAAGACTCAACAATTACCGATCTAACTCCTGCAGAAAGAGCAATCTGCGAACAACGTAATTTACGTTCAATACTTTATCTGCCGTTAGTAGCCAAAACCAATGTGATTGGTGTACTCATTGTAGCATCGATTGAAAAACCAAAATTGTTTAAGCAGTCAGAGATTGAAAGTTGTCTCACCCTGGCAAATCTGACAGCGTTAGCCGTAGAAAATTCCCGACTGTATGAAAATTCACAAAATGAAATTAAAGAACGTATCCATGCTGAAAATGAGTTACTCAAAAGCGAAATCAAATTCCGAAACGTATTTGAAAAATCAGTTGACGCAATTGGAGTTTCGAAACTGGGTATACATGAATTTGTCAATTCAGCATACCTCACACTTTTTGGATATGGGGATAGTAAGGAATTGGCTCGAAAACCAATTATAGATCTTATTGCTCCAAGCGAACGCAAGAAAATTCTGGATTTGGTTCAACTCCGGTCGAAAGGTGAACTTGTCCCCTCCACTTATGAAACGCGAGGTCTCAGAAAAGATGGATCTGAATTCGATATGGATGTTCATGTGTCAAGTTATGACCTTAATGAAGAGACCTACACTCTTGTCATATTACGCAACATCACGGAGCGCAAGCACTTTGAGAACGCATTACAGAGAAGCGAGGAGCGGTATCGTCTGATATTTAAAAATAGTCCATTACCAATGTGGGTATACGATTTTGATACTCTTCAATTCCTAATGGTGAATCAAGCTGCCCAGATGCACTACGGTTACTCAGAAGCTGAATTTTTGTCAATGACACTACGCGATATCCGACCGCCGGAGGACATAGTGGAATTTGAAAATCTGCTTCGGCACATTACTCCCGGTCTCACACACTCTGGTGAGTGGCGACATCGAAAAAAGAGTGGCATGGTGATTCAGGTTTCGATTCACTCTCATGAGATTATTTTCAATGGCAGGAAGGCACGGTTAGTACTCGCAGAAGACATCACCGAGCGCAAACAGGTAGAAGAGGCACTGCGAATATCCGAGGAGAAATTTACTAAAGTATTTAGATCTAGCCCGGATATCATCGTGTTGACTTCCTTAGCTGATGGTCGGCTCGTCGATGTAAACGATAGATTGCAGGATGCAACCGGCTATAAACCCGAGGAGATAATAGGAAAGAGAACAGACGAATTGCAATTCTGGGCAAATCCCGACGAACGCAAACGCTACACCGACCTTCTCCAGAAAAATGGCAGAGTACGAGATTTGGAAGTGGGTTTCCGTATCAAGTCTGGCGAAATCCGGGATACTTTGCTCTCAGGCGAGATAATTGAACTTCATGATGGACAATATATTCTCGGTGTTATCCGCGATATAACTGAACGCAAGCAGGCGGAAATAGCAGTAAATGAATCAGAAGCTAATTTGAGTTCATTAATTAACAACAGAAATGAATCAATCTGGTCTATAGATAAAAATTATAACTATATCAAATTCAATAATTTCTTTGCTGAAGCTTATTTTATTAGATTCAACATTAAAATACAGAAAGGGATGAACTCACTCGATATTTTAACACCTGAATTACGGGCATACTGGAAAGAACATTATGACTCTGCCCTCTCCGGTGAACAAGACATATTTGAGTTCTCTGCTCATTTACATAATGAGCTTCATTATTATCAAGTATTTCTTAATCCAATTATTTTAAATGAAAAAATCACAGGTGTATCGGCGCTGAGCATAGACATCACCGAACGCCGACGGGCAGAAAAGAGTCTACGAGAGAACGAGGCGCTTCTGCGCACAATCGCAGAGAACTACCCGAATTCCTATCTCTCCATCATCGAAAAGGACCTGACTGTTGGATTTACCTCAGGGCAGGAATTCAAGAAACTGAATCTGGATCCGGAGCAATTCGTTGGCATGACCCTCGATCAGGTATACGGTGACCAAACCCCAGTGGTTCTAGAACACTATTTGAAAACATTTGCGGGAGAGGAGCGGTTGTTCGAGCTCTTTATCAATAACCAAAACCAACTTTATCGCACTGTACCTTTGTACGCACAAGATGGCACAATTCCACGAATTCTCAGCGTTGTTGAAAACATCACCGAACGGAAACAAGCAGTAGAAGAGAAATTATCCTTATCAAATATGCTTCAGACAAGTCTTAATGAATTATATATATTTGATTCGAAAACGCTAAAATTTAAGTTTGTTAATTTAGGTGCTCTTAAGAATCTTGGTTATACTTCTGAAGAAATTATTCATCTAACGCCGCTGGATCTAAAACCGGAATTTAACGAATCATCTTTCCGGACCAAGATTTCTCCTTTGGCAAGAAAAGAAATACCAAAGCTAATATTCGAAACAAAACATAAAAGAAAAAATGGGAGCGTTTATGATGTAGAAGTGCACCTGCACTTAACTCAATACATGTTAAAAGAGGCATACGTTGCTTTTATTCTTGACATTACGGATCGTAAGCGGGCGGAAGAAGCGCTACGAGAGAGCGAAAATAAATATCGCAAATTGTACGAGAGCATGACAGACGCGTTTGTGGAGGTGGACATGCAGGGACGGATAAAGGAGTTCAACAAATCCTATATTGAGATGCTTGGATATACGGATGAAGAAATCAGAAATTTGACATATATCGAGCTAACACCCCAAAAATGGCATGAGTTCGAGACAAAGATAATCGAGGAAGAGATTATGCCAAGAGGATATTCCGGAGTTTACGAAAAAGAGTATCGCAGAAAAGACAACACTATACTTCCTGTGGAACTCAGAACATTCTTGATGAGAGATGAAGTCGGCAATCCTTCCTCCATGTGGGCGATAGTACGCGATATTTCAGAGCGCAAACGCACAATGGAAGAAATCAATCGACGCGCGAATGAGTTGGCCGCTCTCAATTCTTTGAGCCAACGTGTTAATCAATCCCTCATCCTTGATGATGTCATCAACTATGTTGTTGAAGAAACGTTCAAAGCGACACAGTCGGATATCGTTTTCTTATTCTTTAGGGAGAATGAAAAATTAATTTTGCATCGCATAGAACCTAAAAATTATAAAGACCAGTTTAAAGATTTTCCAGAACATCGCGTGGGTGAATGTATTTGTGGGTTGGCGGTTAGCCAGAGAAAATCTATTTATTCCAGTGATATTTTCACTGATGAGCGGTGTACTTGGGAAGAGTGCAAGAAAGCTGGTTTGAGATCGTTCGCAGCTCTGCCTTTACAAAATGGCAAGGAAATTTTCGGTGTAATTGGCTTGGCAGCAAGAAAAGAGAGAGATTTCGGAAGTCAAGCAGGTTTCTTAGAAACCTTAGCAGGTCAAGTATCTTCCGGATTTTTAAATGCAAGAATGTACCAAGCAATCGAGATACAAAGAGATGAATTATCAAACTCTCGTGAACAAATGCGCCAACTGGCAATCAGACTGCAATCGATTCGTGAAGAGGAAAGCACTCGCATTGCCCGCGAAATCCATGATGAATTGGGACAAACTCTGACCGCAATGAAAATTGATATCAAATGGTTAGAGAAACAAATCCCGATGGAACAAAAACCCTCACATAATAAAATCGAATCCATATTGAATCTTCTTGATTCCACAATTCAGACCGTCA
- a CDS encoding S8 family serine peptidase → MKLTKIILPLLFAISFAFSEQPAQFGKLLSKKYLEMGSQDQTIVLIYLKDKGNQKNLREISASSVISDRSINRRMKVRKNLNVIDTQDLPIDNSYLQTVANNVVQVRHELKWFNAISALATKQQIDALRNLPFVKEIELVGRWRKRAGDEKEQPIKYSDELPTPSGTTGLDYGTSYTQVNQIKVPQVHNLGIYGQGVVVCVLDNGFRLLTHESFSSMNIIAQHDFVDHKESVIPNNPSTGFGAHGVNTLSTIGGYKPGQLIGPAFKADYILARTENDSSETPIEEDNWAAAIQWADSIGVDVTSTSLGYTTYDAPYTSWTWADMDGNTTLITRASDHAAFLGIVVVNSAGNAGAGDGVHNTLGAPSDGDSVIAAGAVTSAGVRTSFSSVGPTSDGQIKPDIMAMGSSVKVASSTNTTGYGTSNGTSFSCPLSAGVAALILSANPTLTAMEVRDAMRQTASNAATPNNLMGWGILNADSAIKYFGALPIGRISGILYEDMNGNGIRDIDDPAISGRKIFLTGTITDSVTADLEGNYLFDSLAIGNYIVTAEISSGWIQTFPSGSYSINLLHGIDTSGINFGNFKLGSISGIVFTDSNNNRIQDIGENGLANWDVKCLPTGTPVTTNSLGQFTFTDIGPGTFFISESMKTDWYQTVPKSAYGVDNYQIIMTSGLDTSGLIFGNLYSLDTGITVASGWQLLSLPRKLVDHTILNLYPLSNSLVFIFNGSYFPLDTVPQNSAYWIKFESAASILLPGESRTTDTIDVRQGWNIIGALSFPIEVSAIEQIPPDNVLSPYFRYENGYVNSLTLNPYYGYWVKVRENGKLILK, encoded by the coding sequence ATGAAATTAACGAAAATTATATTACCTCTTTTATTTGCAATATCATTTGCATTCTCGGAACAACCCGCCCAATTCGGCAAGCTCCTTTCTAAAAAATATTTAGAAATGGGAAGTCAGGATCAGACAATTGTCTTGATTTATCTAAAAGATAAGGGAAACCAAAAAAATCTTAGGGAAATAAGCGCTTCTTCTGTTATATCGGATAGATCTATCAATAGAAGAATGAAAGTCAGAAAAAACTTGAATGTCATCGATACTCAAGATTTGCCTATCGATAATTCGTATCTACAAACAGTGGCAAATAATGTTGTTCAAGTCAGGCACGAATTGAAATGGTTCAACGCCATAAGTGCGCTCGCCACAAAACAGCAAATTGATGCTCTGCGCAATCTACCTTTTGTAAAAGAGATCGAGCTTGTGGGAAGATGGAGAAAACGCGCAGGTGATGAAAAAGAGCAGCCCATAAAATATTCCGATGAATTGCCAACGCCAAGCGGAACAACCGGTTTGGATTACGGAACATCGTACACACAAGTGAATCAAATAAAAGTCCCGCAAGTGCACAACCTCGGCATCTACGGACAGGGCGTTGTTGTTTGTGTATTAGATAACGGATTTCGCCTTTTGACTCACGAATCATTTTCTTCGATGAATATAATAGCTCAGCACGATTTTGTCGATCACAAAGAAAGTGTAATACCCAATAATCCCAGCACAGGATTCGGGGCACACGGTGTTAACACGCTTTCTACAATCGGCGGTTACAAACCGGGTCAGCTTATAGGTCCGGCATTCAAAGCAGATTATATTTTAGCTCGGACAGAAAACGATTCGAGCGAAACGCCGATTGAAGAAGATAATTGGGCGGCGGCAATTCAATGGGCAGACAGCATCGGCGTAGATGTTACAAGCACATCACTTGGATACACAACATACGATGCACCGTACACAAGCTGGACCTGGGCTGATATGGATGGTAATACTACATTGATAACAAGAGCCTCTGACCATGCAGCTTTTTTAGGGATTGTAGTTGTAAACTCAGCCGGAAATGCCGGTGCAGGCGATGGCGTGCATAACACTCTTGGTGCACCCTCTGATGGTGACAGCGTAATTGCCGCGGGCGCCGTTACATCCGCAGGTGTTCGAACATCTTTCAGTTCTGTGGGACCAACATCCGATGGCCAAATTAAACCGGACATCATGGCTATGGGTTCGAGCGTCAAAGTAGCAAGCTCAACTAATACCACAGGGTACGGAACATCAAACGGAACATCATTCTCGTGTCCTCTCTCCGCCGGCGTTGCGGCATTGATTTTATCTGCAAATCCAACATTAACAGCGATGGAAGTCAGAGATGCCATGAGGCAAACCGCGAGCAACGCCGCAACACCGAATAACTTGATGGGCTGGGGAATTCTTAACGCCGATAGCGCAATAAAATATTTCGGCGCGTTGCCTATTGGCAGAATCAGCGGCATCCTGTATGAGGATATGAATGGAAACGGCATCAGAGATATTGATGACCCGGCAATTTCGGGAAGAAAGATATTTTTGACAGGTACAATAACCGATTCAGTGACCGCGGATCTTGAAGGGAATTATTTATTCGACAGTCTCGCAATCGGCAATTATATTGTAACCGCGGAAATATCATCCGGATGGATTCAAACTTTTCCAAGCGGATCGTATTCAATCAATCTTCTTCACGGTATCGATACATCAGGAATCAATTTTGGGAATTTTAAACTTGGCTCAATAAGCGGTATTGTATTTACTGACTCTAACAACAATCGCATTCAAGATATCGGAGAAAACGGATTAGCGAATTGGGATGTAAAATGCCTTCCAACAGGAACACCCGTAACAACCAATTCATTGGGTCAATTCACTTTTACAGATATTGGTCCCGGTACATTTTTCATATCAGAAAGTATGAAAACCGACTGGTATCAAACTGTACCTAAATCGGCATATGGTGTTGACAATTACCAGATCATCATGACCTCCGGTCTTGATACAAGCGGATTAATTTTCGGGAACCTATATTCTCTCGACACCGGAATTACAGTAGCAAGCGGTTGGCAACTTCTATCTCTTCCGCGTAAACTTGTTGACCATACGATATTAAATCTTTATCCTTTATCAAATTCGTTGGTATTTATTTTTAACGGATCATATTTTCCGCTTGATACTGTACCGCAAAATTCTGCATACTGGATAAAGTTTGAATCGGCTGCATCTATTTTACTGCCCGGTGAATCGCGTACCACCGATACGATAGATGTCCGGCAAGGATGGAATATAATCGGTGCTCTTTCTTTTCCCATTGAGGTTTCGGCGATTGAACAGATTCCACCCGACAATGTACTTTCTCCATACTTCAGATATGAAAACGGCTACGTTAACTCGTTAACATTGAATCCTTATTATGGATACTGGGTTAAAGTAAGAGAGAATGGCAAATTAATTTTGAAGTAA
- a CDS encoding NAD+ synthase, which translates to MKQIKETLIDFICKETEKAGFRKAVIGLSGGVDSALVTFLAAEALGKANVLAVMMPYKTSSSESLTDAKLIVEMLGIRSEIVEITPMVDAYLMKHGDISPLRKGNIMARQRMIALYDISARENAIVIGTSNKTEILLGYGTLFGDTACGINPIGELYKTDVWRLADEVGVPKKIIEKHPTADLWEGQTDEQELGFEYRQVDKLLRAMVDENKNDQELLALGFEKEFIAKVQKLILKNEFKRRTPLIARLTK; encoded by the coding sequence ATGAAGCAAATTAAAGAAACACTTATAGATTTTATTTGCAAAGAAACTGAAAAAGCCGGTTTCAGGAAAGCAGTTATAGGTTTATCGGGTGGGGTAGATTCGGCTCTCGTTACCTTTCTTGCAGCCGAAGCATTGGGAAAAGCGAACGTGCTTGCAGTGATGATGCCTTACAAAACCAGCAGTTCCGAAAGTTTGACCGATGCGAAATTAATTGTTGAAATGCTTGGCATTCGTTCAGAAATTGTGGAGATAACCCCAATGGTCGATGCTTACCTGATGAAACACGGTGATATAAGTCCGTTGCGCAAGGGTAATATTATGGCACGCCAGAGGATGATAGCTTTATACGATATATCTGCCCGCGAGAATGCTATTGTAATTGGAACGAGCAACAAAACTGAAATACTGCTTGGCTATGGAACACTTTTCGGTGATACCGCCTGCGGCATCAATCCGATTGGTGAACTTTACAAAACCGATGTCTGGCGTTTGGCAGACGAAGTCGGTGTACCGAAAAAGATTATAGAAAAACATCCGACCGCTGATTTGTGGGAAGGACAAACTGATGAGCAGGAGCTTGGTTTTGAGTACCGGCAGGTTGATAAACTGCTCCGAGCAATGGTTGACGAAAATAAGAACGATCAAGAATTACTGGCACTTGGTTTTGAAAAAGAGTTCATTGCCAAAGTTCAGAAATTGATTTTGAAGAATGAATTTAAACGTCGAACTCCGTTAATCGCTCGACTAACAAAATGA
- the rsmI gene encoding 16S rRNA (cytidine(1402)-2'-O)-methyltransferase has protein sequence MTAIPGTLYIVSTPIGNLEDISARGVSILSSVDLIAAEDTRKTKILLNHFNISKPLISYYNFNETKRVPELISKLIGGLSIALVSDAGTPGISDPSYRIINAAIEQNIPIVAIPGATAFLPALIVSGFNIDRFLFEGFLPVKKGRKTFLEKLSTEPHTIVFYESPHRLLRTLNDLKQYFGNRDISISRETTKKFEETFRGKISESITHFSKSKVRGELVLVVEGTPKGKKPLR, from the coding sequence ATGACCGCTATACCGGGAACACTTTATATCGTTTCAACTCCGATTGGAAATCTTGAGGATATAAGCGCAAGGGGGGTGAGCATTTTATCGTCGGTTGATTTAATAGCCGCTGAAGATACGCGTAAAACAAAAATACTTCTTAATCATTTCAACATCTCAAAACCGCTCATAAGTTATTATAACTTCAACGAGACAAAAAGAGTACCTGAACTTATCTCAAAACTTATCGGGGGTTTATCCATCGCGCTTGTTTCTGATGCTGGAACTCCCGGTATCTCAGATCCTTCTTATAGAATAATCAACGCGGCGATTGAACAAAATATTCCTATCGTGGCGATTCCCGGGGCAACGGCATTCTTGCCCGCGCTTATTGTCAGCGGTTTTAATATCGATAGATTTTTATTCGAAGGATTCCTGCCTGTAAAGAAAGGGCGTAAAACATTTTTGGAAAAGCTATCAACTGAACCTCACACAATAGTATTCTATGAGTCGCCTCACCGGTTACTACGGACATTAAACGATCTGAAGCAATATTTCGGTAACAGAGATATATCTATTTCCAGGGAGACCACAAAAAAATTTGAAGAAACATTTCGCGGAAAAATTTCGGAATCGATCACTCATTTTTCAAAATCTAAGGTACGGGGAGAGCTTGTTCTGGTGGTGGAAGGCACTCCAAAAGGGAAAAAACCGCTCAGATAA
- the groES gene encoding co-chaperone GroES — protein MKMKPLGDRIVIKPAIAEEKTKGGIILPDTAKEKPVIGEVVAVGPGRKSDDGNVIAMEVKVGDKVLYGKYSGTEVTIEGQEFLIMRESDLFAIV, from the coding sequence ATGAAGATGAAACCTCTAGGTGATCGAATTGTTATCAAACCGGCAATAGCCGAGGAGAAAACAAAAGGAGGAATTATATTACCCGATACCGCGAAAGAAAAACCGGTGATCGGTGAAGTTGTTGCTGTTGGTCCCGGCAGAAAGTCGGATGACGGTAATGTTATCGCAATGGAAGTTAAAGTCGGCGATAAAGTGTTGTACGGAAAATATTCAGGCACAGAGGTAACTATCGAAGGTCAGGAATTCCTGATCATGCGCGAGAGTGACCTTTTTGCGATCGTGTAA